CCCTCAAAggtgacttcattttcttctgtttctccagTTTGTCCAGCTGTTCTTGATATCATTACTTCAGGCAGTCTGTGTACTTTAACGATTTGACAAAGACAGTTGGATATTcattagataaataaaaatggacattttATATGTGAAATGGTGAATACAATTTTACAAATACCTACTGTGTATCTTTGCCTCAACAACTTTGTCTAAATTTGTACTCTAGACCATCAAATTATTAGGCTTATTTAGTTCTTTTATGTCTCCTAAGTGTGTAGAACAATGTCAGCAGATTATGTGCTTTATTAATATGTTATTCAAGGAAGAATGTAACATCAGTGTTGGCAAACAGGCATTGTGCTAGtaccagtttcctcatttttacaAATGTGTGATAATACATTTGTATTATTCCTGTCAAACTTTGTGTATAGGTATTCTTCATATAGGCTAcatactttttataaaatttgtacATAGGAAGGTTGAACTTGGGAGTTGGTTACCTTGTAATCCAAAAAATGAGGGAACTTAGATGCCTTCGCCCTTGTAGAAAATAATACCTGCCCCAACATTTTCCTCCCTCTCGTAGTGACTGACTGATTTTCCatgcatttttgcatttatttggcCTTCAGTATATGGTCGTCCCTTGGTATCCATGGCGGGGGTGGGGTTTGAAAATCCCCCATGAATACCAAAATCCACAAATGCTCATGACCTTATGTAAAATGTTACAGTGTTTGCATATAAGCTACTATGCACATTTTCCCATATACCTCAAATCATCTCCAGGTTATTTAAACTAACTAATAtgaatgaagaaagctgagcaccaaagaattgatgcttttgaactgtggtgttagagaagactcttgagagtcccttggactgcaaggagatccaaccagtccattctgaaggagatcagccctgggatttctttggaaggaatgatgctaaagttgaaactccagtactttggccacctcatgtgaagagttgactcattggaaaagactctgatactgggaggggttgggggcaggaggagaaggggatgacagaagatgagatggctggatggcatcactgactcgatggacatgagtctcagtgaactccgggagttggtgatggatggggaggcctggtgtgctgtgatgcatggggtcgcaaagagtcagacatggctgactgaactgaatacgaAATAAATGTTACGTAGAAAGTTTTAGATAGGATgcaaatattacataaatatctGTCAGTGTGCAACTCAAGTCTTGCTTTTCAGAACTCTCTGGATTTTTTTCCTGCACATTTTTGATTCACACTGGTTTAATCCAGAGAAGTGAACTTTGTAGATAAAGAAGGCCACTGTGCTCCCATCTCTAACTCTTACTTTCTCAGCAAGTTGGATTTCCTACAATTAAACATTTCCAGATGATTTGAAAATGTTGTCCTTCTTAAGAGAATAATCAAATACAAACATATCTGAGACACAAAAAAGCATAGTAAGTTACCCAGGGCCAAGCAAGGAGTAGGTGAGAGTGTTGGGGTCTGAACCAGGCTTATGTGTATCCAATGTCCTTCAACTAGCTAAACTTTAGTACAGTCAATACAGCACTCCTGGTTGAAGGAGCCATCttctaataaataaaatctgtatacTTAATGAACCCCATAGacactgccgtctatggggtcgcacagagtcggacatgactaaagcgacttagcagcagcatgcttaatgaaaatatttatttcagaactatatggaaaaaatccaaaatggCATAAACTTCGCAGAGATCTTTTGAAAATATCCAATAAAActgccttaatttttttccttaaaaaaaataactgaacaaCACCCATCACAATCCATGGTCCTCCAATCCCAAATATAAAACTGCCTATTATTGAGTGACCCCACTACTCTATGTGTAAGACAATTGATTCTTTGATCCTTAGAGTTggacagaattaaaagaaaaggcagaatatattaagaggtggcaagaatacacaaactatacaaaaaagatcttcacgacccagataatcacgatggtgtgatcagtcacctagagccagaaatcctagaacgcgaagtcaactgggccttaggaagcatcacgatgaacaaagctagtggaggtgatggaattccagttgagctatttcaaatcctaaaagatgatgctatgaaagtgctgcactcaatatgccaacaaatttggaaaactccatggtggccgcaggactggaaaaagtcagttttcattccaatcccgaagaaaggcaatgccaaagaatcaaactactgcacaattgcactcatctcacacgctagcaaagtaatgctcaaaattctccaagccaggcttcaacagtacatgaaccatgaacttccagatgttcaagctggatttagaaaaggcagaggaaccagagatcaaattgccaccacccattggatcatctaaaaagcaagagagttaaaaaatatatatatacttctactttatttattgagtatgccaaagcctttgactgtgtgggtcacaataaactgtggaaaattcttcaagagatgggaataccagaccacctgacctgcctctggagaaatctgtatgtatgtcaagaagcaacagttagaactggacatggaatgacagatggttccaaatcgggaaaggagtaagtcaaggctgtatattgtcaccctgcttatttaacgcatttgcagagtacatcatgagaaacgctgaactggatgaagcacaagctggaatcaagattgccggtagaaatatcaataacctcagatatgcagatgacaccactcttatggcagaaagcaaagaagaactaaagagccccttgatgaaaatgaaagaggagagtgaaaaagttggcttagaactcaacattcagaaaattaagatcacggaatctggtcccatcacttcatggcaaatagattgggaaacagtggaaacggtgacagactttattttcttgggctccaaaatcactgcagatagtacagcagccatgaaattaaaagatgcttgttccttgggagataagttatgaccaacctagacagcatattaaaaagcagagatattactttgccaacaaaagtccatctagtcaaagctatggtttttccagtagtcatgtatgtatgtgagagttggactataaaaaaagctgagcaccaaagaattgatgcttttgaactgtggtgttggagaagactgttgagagtcccttggaccacaaagagatccaaccagtccatcctaaaggacatcagtcctgaatattcattgcaaggactgatgctgaagctgaaactccaatactttggccacctgatgtgaagaactgactcatttgaaaagaccctgatgctgggcaagattgaaggtaggaggaaaaggggacgacagaggaggagaaggggatgacagaggttagatggcatcaccgactcaatggacatgagtttgagaaaactctgggagttggtgatggacggggaggcctggcatgctgcagtccaccgggtagcaaagagtcagacatgactgagctactgaactgaaaagaaaaagggaaaacagaaggTAGGACAGGCAATAATTAGTTacatgaatgagagaaaataattatatatgtatttttttaatatatgtcctAAGTAATGTGACTAATTTATcactgaaaatagaaaagaatcacTATAAAGTGGTAATTATACCCAGtcaatatgtataaataaaaattccctttatttttttataaatgaaaagaagatCTATATCCTCCTTCCATTAAGGCCTTTTTGTCTTACTTATTTCTGTAGACATGTCCACACAGTGTCGTATATTTAGAGGACAGAACAATGAACCACTATCTGTCCTTCCTCAAGGTTCAACAAGTTGTCCCCCAGGCCAATCACCACTGCTTTGGACACCTACAGTCTCACTCTGCCTCACCTTACTTGACAGCAATGCAATGCAGTATCATGAGCCATGCCTTTAGCCAAACTTTTAGTTATTTTAACCCATGCCCTTCTCATCGCCCTTTGTCTTAATTTGCTCATAACTCCCAGATCtgtctctgctcttttttttttttttttagtgttatgGCTCTGGCACGGTGACTCTAACAGAAAACAGATCAAAGGCTTGTGCTGTACACCCCCAGCTCACAGTGATGTGGCCTGCTCTGTTCTTAGGCTCTCACCACTGGCTCCACGTGATGTCATAAATGGCTGGGGGTGAGACACCGGTGTATGTGAGGATCAGTCTCCTGCTGCTCCGGTTGGGGGTGTTTCTATTCCTTTCTGGATCATCCTCCATTGAGCACTCCCAACACCATGGTCTTCCAGAGGTGGTGGTACCCTTGAAGATAACATACACTGGCAGCGGCATGAAGCCTTCTGGATGGCTCTCTTACAGCCTGCGCTTTGGAGGCCAGAGACACATTCTTCACATGAAAGTCAACAAGCTTTTGTTCTCTAAACACCTACCAGTGTTCACCTACACAGACCAGCACGGGCTAACAGAGGACCAGCCTTTTGTCCAGAATGACTGTTACTATCAGGGTTACATGGAAGGGGATCCAGAATCCCTGGTTGCCCTCAGTACATGTTTGGGGGGCTTTCAAGGAACATTACAGATACATAACGTTGTTTATGAAATCAAGCCCAAAAGGCTTTCTACCTCATTTGAGCATCTGCTATACAAGATGGTAGATGAGACAGAATTTCCACCCAAGAGATGTGgattaacagatgaagaaatagcaCGACAActgaaatttcttcaagagagtGTTAATTATACTTTGAAGCAAAGTGGATATGTTGGCTGGTGGACTCACAGGCGTTTCCTTGAACTGGCAGTGTTGGTAGACCACGGTCGGTATCTTTATCACCAAAGTAATACCTCAAGTGTGCAGTCTGAAGTATGCATGGTTGTCAATGGAATAGATAACTTTTTACATTCACTGGATGTTAATGTGGTTTTGATTGGAATCGAGATCTGGTCTGAAGACAACCTCCTTCCAACAACAAACATAAGTATTCTCTTGGAAGAATTTTGCATGTGGAAGGGAAAAAGTTTTAATACCCGCTTACCACATGATATTGCACATGTTTTCATAAAGGAAAATTACGGCCGCCTTCTTGGCTTAGCCTATGTTGGAACTGTGTGTAATCAACTTTATAACTGTGGGGTTGATAGCTTTCTGAATGACGAATTGCAAGAGTTTGCATATATTGTATCACATGAGATTGGTCACAATCTGGGTATGCGACATgatgataaaatatgtaaatgtggAAGTAGAAAATGCATAATGTTTCCAAGTAAAACTGTGGCAACTCGATTCAGCAACTGCAGTTATGCTTCATACTGGAACGTTGTTGGCAACGTGAGGTGCATGCACATTTCACCAAATCCAGAGAATATCTTCAGGCAGACACGCTGTGGGAACAGTGTGCTTGAAGAAGGAGAAGAGTGTGACTGTGGTTCCACATATACCTGTGCAAAAGATCCCTGCTGTCAGTCAGACTGCACTCGGAGAGTTGGGGCTACTTGTGCTTTTGGCCTTTGCTGTGAGAACTGCACGTTCATGCCATCAGGCTCCATgtgtaggaaagaagaaaatgaatgtgaTCTTCCAGAGTGGTGCAATGGGACATCCTATCAGTGTCCAGAAGATGTGTACATGCAGGATGGGACCTCCTGCACAGGCGGTGGTTACTGCTATGAAAAGAGATGCAATGACCGCAATGAACAGTGTAGGAAAATTTTTGGCAAAGAGGCCAAGAATGCAAATGAGAATTGCTACAAGGAAGTGAATATGCGAGGTGACCGTTTTGGTAACTGTGGTCTCACAGCCAGTTCTTATATACAATGTGGAATCCCAGATATTCTGTGTGGTAGGGTTCAGTGTGAGAATGTGACAGAAATCCCCCGCCTAAGAGATCATTCTACTGTGCATTGGACTCGAATAAATGGAGTCAACTGCTGGGGTACAGACTACCATCTTGGGATGACCATACCTGATATTGGTGAAGTGAAAGATGGTACAGAGTGCGGTGCAAATCATATCTGCATGGAAAGGAAGTGTACTTTTATGCCCAGTTTCGAAAGTGGCTGTTCACCTGAGACCTGCAATATGAATGGAGTCTGCAACAACAGACAACACTGCCACTGCAACTCCGAGTGGGACCCTCCCCACTGCCAGGAAAAAGGTACTGGAGGTAGTGTGGACAGCGGCCCACCGCCAGGCAGAGATGAAGTGCAGGACCACCGTTACCTGCTGCTATTTCGCTTGActcctttgtttttcatgttattttgttTGTTAATGTGGCTGtttaagaaactaaaagaatTAATTGGGCAAGAAGAGAAAAGTGCTCCAGCTGAACCTCAGTGAGAAGGACAATGTGTTGAGACAATACTTAAGGAAAAAGTACCAAATGTTCTGATTTCACctaaggaaaaagggaaaaagttcCAACTTCATCTTAGAAATAAAAGCCTAgatttgtggttaaaaaaaaattcaaaatctttgaaatttctcactgttttgtttttagtttagtaGACATGTTACAGCATGTGTCAGAGATCACAGAAAACCCGAGACATTTCATTATTCTGCATCATAAATATTACCAATTAAACAATGAGTAAAAATATGCTAATTCCCAGAACATTTTGTTATTTGAAGCAATTTAATgctaaatttttcataaaattatctGTGTGTTTCCTGAGCAAAAGCACAGCTCGCACAGTGTGCTTGTGTGAGTACTTTTTATTTGCTGTCTCTTAATTCTAAACATCCTTCTCCTTTGTACTCTGCTTTGTCACACAGTGAATGGAAACCTACGAATCTCATTTCTTCTTTGCCAGTCCTCTTCTTATTCATTTCTGCTAACAGAACTAGAGGGAGACTGGGCAGACTGGATGCCTGGGGAATTTTTCACCACTGTTCATGTCAGTGTTGTATCTTTAACAGCTCTTTCTTTACATGAAGGTAAATTTCAGTCTGTGTTTTATTACTATATACTCAAACATACATATACTGAGTTTTCATATCTATGTATAATAGTTcattacattatatttatatattagtgAGTCCTTAATGGACATTACTTTTCAGCTTCAGAGATACTGGCACGGCCACCAAGCATCTTACCTTTCTCAGTTTTCAGTCCCAAGTCCTTGAGTTATCAAATACCTGAATCCTAGAGTGAGCCCTAGATCCACGGGACCTATTCAAAACATGTAGGTTTATTAATACTACCTCTTCCCTTCAAGCGCCAGCCCGAGCAGTAACAGCTACATCTTCTTCTTCATAACTCATTGCTATCCCCATGGTGTGCATTCCTCTCTTTGACTGAACTCTGAGTGGTACAGTATGTGGCATAATGGAGAACACAGAAAGGAGTCTGACATCAGAAGATTCGAAATATTCACACTACGGCCCTTACCATCTTGGGGACATAGTTTAAACTTGGAAtaactttaaaatcagaaaaaagaggaaaattatatGTGCCACTCAAACttcataacttttatttctaaaatcgATGAAAAACATGCTTGCAATTCTCTTTAGGACATGTAAGTCATAGCAACCATCTTTCCTCTAGAAAAACCCTAGATAATACCAACTATATTTTAAGAACCAAATTTAAGGACATCAGAGAGCTGAAGCAACAACATAGAGtaaaaaaactaaaacttcaGGCATCAAAAAGGATTTCTGAAAATTTGGATACTTGCTAGCTAGGTTTTCCCCTGAGCACTTGCTGATACTGTATGTGATTTAAGCATTAGGTGTGGCCCAGTGAAAGGACATCGGCTGAAGGAAGCAGTACCCAGTGCTCTTAGTTACTAGCCAGTGCTGGATTCACAAGctagacactgctgctgctaagtcgctccagtcgtgtccgactctgtgtgaccccatagacggcagcccgccaggctcccccgtccctggattctccaggcaagaacactggagtgggttgccatttccttctccaatgcatgaaagtgaaaagtgaaagtcaagtcgctcagtcgtgcccgactcttagcgaccccatggactggagcctaccaggctcctccatccgtgggattttccaggcaagagtactggagtggggtgccattgccttctccaatagttaGACACTGAGGGGCCGCTAAATCATAATCATTTTTTCCCATGTCTCCACCACAGCTAACCTCCCTATTCATGCTGAGAGTCCATACAGAGGCCTGCCAACCCCGCAGAGCAGTTCCACAACGGTTCTGGAGCAAGGGGCTGAGCTAGAGACAGGGGTGCAGTTCTTGGCTGTGAGAGACAAAGGGGACTTGCCATTATGGCTGCATctgaacagagacacagatgctTACATAATCAATACACTGGACCTCCATCTGTTCATGGGTCCTACTTGCTTCAGCACCCTCTTCCTTGTAGGCAAAGGTCCTGGGGCAATGCAGAGGGAGGGAAAAACACACACTTAATGGGAACAGAGCCAGATCAATTCTGGCTCTCAGGGCTTCTGTTCCTGAAACTTGTGATCAGACCCCCACCTCTGACAGGGGGTTGATGGCCACTAGGCAGAGATGAAGTCTTGCCTCACACAAGGCACTGGCCCTAGCCCCTTCATATGCAGCCCCATCACCTGCCAAGGCTGTAGTAACCAGGAAAGACATGTATCTACATCAAGTCTGTACTATCATCAAAGGTACTGGACACACACAGCCCATATATGGAAGCTCACGTGTAAGAACCTCAAAAGATAACTGTTTTACCTAAATTATTAGAGGCAGAGAAAgttaagcaaagtgaaaaggcagagaaactactctcaattgaaaaaaaaaaaaaggaaccgctgaaaataatgaaacagaaatcaaCAATTTATCAGATACAGAATTCAAAATATTGGTGGtaaaaatgttaactgaattaagaaaaataattgatgTAAGCAGTGCCTGTTTTAACAATGAACAAGAAGATATAAAAACTATGCAATCAGACATGGCTAATTCAATTactgaatttcttaaaaaaaattgtataaagaATGAATAGCAGAATGAGTggttgtttttgttattcagtcactaagttatggccagctctgtgacaccatgaactgcagcatgccaggctcttccatcctcTATgatctcctgaagtttactcaaattcgggtccattgaattagtgatactatctaaccatctcatcctctgccacccatttctcctcctgctctcaatctttcccagcatgagggtcttttccaatgagttgactcttcgcatcaggtggacaaagtactggagtttcagcttcagcatctattctccccatgaatattcagggttgatttcctttagaattgatcagtttgatctccttgcagtccaagggactctcaagaatcttctccagcaccacaattcaaaagcatcaattctttggtgcttcatcttttttatgatccaactctcacatccatacattactactgggaaaaccaaatctttgattatacagacctttgtcagcaaaatggtacctctgatttttaatatactgtctagttttgtcacagctttccttccaaggagcaaacatcttttaatttcatggctgaagtcactgtctgcagtcattttggagcccaagaaaataaagtctgtcactacttTCACTTGGTCctcttccatttgccatgaagtgatgggaccagctaccatgatcttagtttttttttaatgttcagctTCAAGCAAGCTTttgcactttcctctttcatcctcatcaagagcctctttagttcctcttcactttctgccattatagtggtatcatctgcatatctgaggttattgatatctcccctgacaatcttgattccagcttgtgattcatccagcctggcaattaacatgatgtactctgcatgaaagttaaataagcagggtgacaatacacagctttgtcatactcctttccaaattttgaactgtctattgttccatgtctggttctaactgttgcttcttgacgcacatacaggtttctcaagagagaggtgaggtggtctggtatgtagtgattttggagtgattTTGATTTTGGATCTcatttctttaagcattttccacagtttgttgtggttcacaaagtcaaagactttagtggagtcaatgaagtagaagtagttgtttttctggaactcccttgctttatctatgattctacgaatgttggcagtttgatcactggttcctctgcctctcagaaacccagcttgtacatctggaagttcttggttcatgtactgctgaagcctagcttgaaggaatttgagaattaccttgcctcggatgtgaaatgagggcaactgtaccatagtttgaacattcttaggcattgcccttctttaagactgaaatgaaaactgaccttttcctgtcctgtggccactgctgagttttcctaagttgctgacatattgagtgcagcactttaatagcatcatcttttatgattttaaataactcagctagAATTCTGTTACTACCTCTAGCTTtgggctacccaggtggtgctagcagtaaagaacccccctgacaatgcaggagacataagagacaagggtttggtccttgggttgggaagatcctctggaggagggtatggcaaccactccaatattcttgcctgaagaatccatggacagaggggcctggccagctgcagtccatagggtcacagagagtcagactctaaagcaacttagcacacacatatatacacatacaaaattaTGTCATGTCCAAATAAAGACAAATTTATAATCTTCTTGTCATTCATATGCCTTTTATTTCGTTATCATGTCTAACTGCTCCAGCTAAAACTTCCAGTACCATATTAAATAAGAGTGCTAAGAGGGGACATCCTCGTCTTCTTCTTGATCTTGACAAAAAGATTTCAATTTTGAGCAACTGAGAATAATGGTGGTTGCGGGGTTGTCATATAAGACCTTTCCTATGTGAGGTGTGTTTCTTCTATAACTATTCTGTGGAGGATATTTATCATGAAAAGACGTTGTATTTTATCAAATgattttatgcatctattgagatgaccatGTGGCTTTTtgttcattctattaatgtgtCCCATATATTGATTTGTGTACATAGAAACATCTTTGCATCCAGCTAAAATGCCaattggtcatggtgtatgaacattttattttgttcctgaGTTCATTTCCTAACTTTCTTGAGAATACTTTCATCTATCAGAGTGCTTATTGATATGTAAAGGTTTTCCATGTTttatatttccagtttctttattcctctgtttCTGCCTATCTTTATAAATTGATAACTTTCCATAGGAatgctctattttcttttttctatttctagacTATACTCTAGATTTTTGCTTTGTAATTACCCCGAGGATTACTGAAAATATCTCACAGATGAAACTGTGCATCTTATAATGATAACAAATTATCTTCATTTGCCTATAGGTCACTCTTTATATGTTTGATGTCACAATTACTATCGCTTTTAATGATGTGTATTAATTAACAAATGATAGTAGTTATagtaatttttcataatttttcttcaacCTCTACACTATTGTTAAGTAGTTAATACTCCATTCTGTTATACAATTAGAAATTTCTAAATCTAACTAGTTTTTCACATTTATCAGGGCATTGTGTACCTTAGGGTTCCATATAGCTGATTAGTTTCTTTCATGTTAGCTTGAAGAACTCCTTTCAATATTCCCTGTAAGGCAGGTCTACTAGTGATAAACTcccttagtttttgtttgttggtgAAAGTATTTATCCTTCCAATATGAATAATAACTTTGAATGATAGAGTATTCTTAACAGGCAATCTTTTAATCCTTTAAATTTGCCACTGTAGTTTCTCCTGACCAGTAGAGTTTCCACTGTGAAATCCACTGAAAGCTTAATAGAGCTAATTTGTAAATTACAATCTGCATATCCCCTCCTTACCTGGACTGCAATCAGAATTACCtgattgtgatagtttcagtatAATCTGTCTCAAAGAATATCTTTTGCATTGAGATAATAGTGTGAAATATTAGTTTCTTCAACTAAGATCTCCTAGTATGTGCGGTTGTGGGAAGATTTCTGCTATTACTAATTGAACTAAATTTTCTATCAACTCACTTTCTCTCTTTACCATCACACAATTATTTAGATATGCACCATTTCAATGGAGGCCCATAGATAATGTAggcttttttcattcattttaatttctcactCTTTGTTTCTTTGTAACTTATTTCAAAATTCCTATCCTCTAAGTCATTtattctgtcttcctttttttctatat
This portion of the Bubalus bubalis isolate 160015118507 breed Murrah chromosome 3, NDDB_SH_1, whole genome shotgun sequence genome encodes:
- the LOC102392334 gene encoding disintegrin and metalloproteinase domain-containing protein 20, whose product is MAGGETPVYVRISLLLLRLGVFLFLSGSSSIEHSQHHGLPEVVVPLKITYTGSGMKPSGWLSYSLRFGGQRHILHMKVNKLLFSKHLPVFTYTDQHGLTEDQPFVQNDCYYQGYMEGDPESLVALSTCLGGFQGTLQIHNVVYEIKPKRLSTSFEHLLYKMVDETEFPPKRCGLTDEEIARQLKFLQESVNYTLKQSGYVGWWTHRRFLELAVLVDHGRYLYHQSNTSSVQSEVCMVVNGIDNFLHSLDVNVVLIGIEIWSEDNLLPTTNISILLEEFCMWKGKSFNTRLPHDIAHVFIKENYGRLLGLAYVGTVCNQLYNCGVDSFLNDELQEFAYIVSHEIGHNLGMRHDDKICKCGSRKCIMFPSKTVATRFSNCSYASYWNVVGNVRCMHISPNPENIFRQTRCGNSVLEEGEECDCGSTYTCAKDPCCQSDCTRRVGATCAFGLCCENCTFMPSGSMCRKEENECDLPEWCNGTSYQCPEDVYMQDGTSCTGGGYCYEKRCNDRNEQCRKIFGKEAKNANENCYKEVNMRGDRFGNCGLTASSYIQCGIPDILCGRVQCENVTEIPRLRDHSTVHWTRINGVNCWGTDYHLGMTIPDIGEVKDGTECGANHICMERKCTFMPSFESGCSPETCNMNGVCNNRQHCHCNSEWDPPHCQEKGTGGSVDSGPPPGRDEVQDHRYLLLFRLTPLFFMLFCLLMWLFKKLKELIGQEEKSAPAEPQ